The following proteins are encoded in a genomic region of Candidatus Marinarcus aquaticus:
- a CDS encoding ribonucleotide-diphosphate reductase subunit beta: MDRKTIYNPDSKENLNQRRIFGGNPDGMINFTRLKYEWALKLWDTMEANTWFPKEVQMTGDAKDYKYLTPAEKRMYDLVLSQLIFMDSLQTNNLMDNINPYITAPEVNACLSRQSYEEANHSKSYAVMVESISDNTDEIYDKWKSDVKLREKNNYIAEVYRNLAGNVDDRKVVLAMFANQILEGLYFYAGFAAMYALGKSGKMLGTSQMIRFIQRDEVTHLLLFQNMINSTRKERPELFTPELKETVIGMMRKAVDLEASWGAYITQGQILGFTDAIIRQYIEYLADRRLEAVGYEPIYGVKHPIPWVDGYASFNDQRTNFFEGNVVNYSKGSIDFDDF; the protein is encoded by the coding sequence ATGGATAGAAAAACGATATATAACCCCGATTCAAAAGAGAACTTAAACCAAAGAAGAATCTTTGGAGGAAACCCAGATGGTATGATTAACTTTACGCGACTTAAATATGAGTGGGCGTTAAAGTTATGGGATACAATGGAAGCCAATACATGGTTCCCTAAAGAGGTTCAAATGACAGGGGATGCAAAAGATTACAAATATCTTACGCCTGCAGAAAAACGAATGTATGACTTGGTATTAAGCCAGTTGATTTTTATGGATTCACTCCAAACCAACAACTTAATGGACAATATCAATCCTTACATCACTGCTCCTGAAGTCAATGCGTGCCTTTCTCGACAATCGTATGAAGAAGCAAACCACTCTAAGTCGTATGCCGTTATGGTGGAGTCTATTTCAGATAATACCGATGAAATTTATGATAAATGGAAAAGCGATGTAAAACTGCGAGAAAAAAACAACTACATTGCTGAGGTGTATAGAAATCTAGCAGGAAATGTGGATGACAGAAAAGTCGTGTTAGCGATGTTTGCCAACCAAATCTTAGAAGGATTATACTTCTACGCTGGCTTTGCAGCGATGTATGCGTTAGGAAAATCAGGCAAAATGTTGGGTACGTCTCAAATGATTCGATTTATCCAACGAGATGAAGTAACACACCTTTTATTGTTTCAAAACATGATTAACTCTACACGAAAAGAGCGACCAGAGTTGTTCACACCTGAGTTAAAAGAGACCGTTATTGGGATGATGAGAAAAGCGGTTGACTTAGAGGCCTCTTGGGGTGCATACATCACACAAGGGCAAATCCTAGGGTTCACCGATGCTATCATTCGACAATATATTGAGTACCTAGCAGACCGACGATTAGAAGCTGTGGGGTATGAGCCAATTTATGGAGTGAAACACCCTATTCCTTGGGTTGATGGGTATGCAAGTTTTAATGACCAGAGAACGAATTTCTTTGAGGGGAACGTCGTCAACTACTCTAAGGGTTCAATCGACTTCGACGACTTCTAA
- a CDS encoding ribonucleoside-diphosphate reductase subunit alpha: MAIMIQKRNGRKEVLDITKIQKMTVAATMDLDGVSQSELELDAQIKFIDGMSSADIQDALIKTAVEKIDIDVPNWTFVAARLFVFDLYHKVGRCTGGIKGEAYCHLKEYIQTAQDAGRMIPGLEQGYDLEDLNNHIDPTRDFQFNYLGIKTLYDRYLIKDKKAQPIELPQHMFMGIAMFLAQNEKNKQMRAKEFYDVVSKFEVMLATPTLSNARTNRHQLSSCYIGSSPDNIEGIFDGYKEMALLSKYGGGIGWDWNQIRSLGGVIDDHKSAAGGTVPFLKITNDIAIAVDQLGTRKGAIAVYLEPWHMDVVDFVDLKKNSGEERRRAHDLFPALWIPDIFMQRVMEDGIWTLFDPYEVRDLSELHGEAFEKRFLEYEQDENITKERIKAKDLWKKILTSYFEVGSPFLCFKDNANRANPNAHSGHIRSSNLCTEIFQNTNPNYYKIQFEFEDGSIATYDEHEMITVDSGITKKANKVTALDSIGGKQIFIVEKERTDGDTAVCNLASINLSKINTDEDIRRVVPTAIRMLDNVIDLNFYPLRKVKATNLKTRAIGLGVMGESQMVAEHQLVWGSNDHLKKIDAIMEAVSYNAIESSSNLALEKGKYPTFDGSNWSKGIMPHDHAPQAANAIVDKDLFDSGYNWDELRAKVQKDGMRNGYLMAIAPTSSISILVGTTQAIEPVYKRKWFEENLSGLIPVVVPNLSPDTWASYTPAYEVDQLDIIKAAAVRQKWIDQGQSTNIFMSLDKASGRYLHEIYTLAWKLGLKSTYYLRSQSPEAANDVEDRSLECAGCQ, from the coding sequence ATGGCAATTATGATTCAAAAACGAAACGGACGAAAAGAGGTTTTAGATATTACCAAAATCCAAAAGATGACAGTCGCTGCAACGATGGATTTAGACGGAGTATCTCAAAGTGAACTCGAACTGGATGCACAAATCAAATTCATTGATGGAATGAGCAGTGCGGATATTCAAGATGCGTTAATTAAAACAGCAGTTGAAAAAATTGATATAGATGTTCCTAACTGGACATTTGTAGCAGCACGACTCTTTGTGTTTGACTTATACCACAAAGTAGGACGATGCACGGGTGGTATTAAAGGTGAAGCCTATTGCCACTTAAAAGAGTATATTCAAACGGCACAAGATGCAGGACGAATGATTCCAGGATTGGAACAAGGGTATGATTTAGAAGATTTAAATAACCACATTGACCCAACACGAGACTTTCAGTTTAACTATTTGGGAATTAAAACACTTTACGATCGATATTTAATCAAAGATAAAAAAGCACAACCCATTGAGCTGCCACAACATATGTTTATGGGTATTGCAATGTTCTTAGCACAAAATGAAAAGAACAAACAGATGCGAGCCAAAGAGTTCTACGACGTGGTATCGAAGTTTGAGGTGATGTTAGCTACACCAACGCTTTCAAATGCACGAACCAACCGACACCAGTTAAGTTCTTGTTATATTGGTAGTTCTCCTGATAACATCGAAGGTATCTTTGATGGGTATAAAGAGATGGCACTGTTGTCTAAATATGGTGGTGGTATTGGTTGGGACTGGAACCAAATCAGAAGCCTTGGTGGGGTGATTGATGACCATAAAAGTGCAGCGGGTGGTACGGTACCATTTCTTAAAATCACCAACGATATCGCCATTGCTGTTGACCAATTGGGGACACGAAAAGGGGCCATTGCTGTCTATTTAGAGCCTTGGCACATGGACGTGGTTGACTTTGTTGACTTGAAGAAAAACTCAGGGGAAGAGCGACGAAGAGCGCACGACTTGTTCCCTGCATTGTGGATTCCTGATATTTTCATGCAACGAGTCATGGAAGATGGTATTTGGACACTTTTTGACCCATACGAAGTAAGAGACTTGTCAGAACTTCACGGAGAAGCGTTTGAAAAACGATTCTTAGAGTATGAACAAGATGAAAACATCACCAAAGAGCGCATCAAAGCCAAAGATTTATGGAAAAAAATCTTAACCTCATATTTTGAAGTGGGAAGCCCATTTTTATGCTTTAAAGATAACGCCAACCGAGCGAACCCAAATGCACACTCAGGACACATCCGAAGTTCAAACCTGTGTACAGAGATTTTCCAAAACACCAATCCAAACTACTACAAAATACAGTTTGAATTTGAAGATGGAAGCATCGCAACGTATGATGAACACGAGATGATTACAGTAGACTCGGGGATTACTAAAAAAGCAAACAAAGTAACCGCACTTGACTCTATTGGTGGTAAACAAATTTTTATCGTAGAAAAAGAGCGAACCGATGGCGACACGGCTGTGTGTAACTTGGCCTCCATTAACTTAAGTAAAATCAACACCGATGAAGACATCCGAAGAGTGGTACCTACTGCCATTCGAATGTTGGACAACGTCATTGACTTAAACTTCTATCCTTTACGAAAAGTAAAAGCAACCAATTTAAAAACACGAGCGATTGGTCTTGGTGTTATGGGTGAGTCACAAATGGTGGCAGAACACCAACTGGTTTGGGGAAGCAATGACCACCTTAAAAAGATTGATGCCATCATGGAAGCGGTTTCGTATAACGCCATTGAATCAAGCTCAAACTTAGCACTTGAAAAAGGGAAATACCCTACATTTGATGGTTCAAACTGGTCTAAAGGAATTATGCCACACGACCATGCACCACAAGCTGCCAACGCGATTGTAGATAAAGACCTGTTTGATTCAGGCTATAATTGGGATGAGTTACGAGCAAAAGTTCAAAAAGATGGTATGAGAAATGGATACTTAATGGCGATTGCCCCAACGAGTTCAATCTCTATTTTAGTAGGAACAACACAAGCCATTGAGCCTGTGTATAAAAGAAAATGGTTTGAGGAGAACCTCTCAGGACTCATTCCTGTGGTTGTCCCTAACCTTAGCCCTGATACGTGGGCATCATACACACCTGCGTATGAAGTGGATCAACTCGATATCATCAAAGCAGCCGCAGTTAGACAAAAATGGATTGACCAAGGGCAAAGTACCAATATCTTTATGAGTTTGGACAAAGCAAGTGGTCGATACTTACATGAAATCTATACATTAGCATGGAAACTTGGGTTAAAATCGACCTATTACCTACGAAGTCAATCTCCAGAAGCTGCCAATGACGTAGAAGACAGAAGTTTAGAGTGTGCAGGTTGTCAATAA
- the purB gene encoding adenylosuccinate lyase: MVERYAREEMSSKWTQHARYAAWLEVEKAAVKAWNKLGLIPDDDCEKIVKNATFSVERIEEIEAVTKHDLIAFNTSVSESLGDESRWFHYGMTSSDAVDTGVALQMRDSLEIIIDDVKMLMESIKKRAQEHKLTLMVGRSHGIHGEPITFGLTLAVWYDEVARHLKNLEETMDVICVGQISGAMGNFAHAPLELEEYAMAELGLKPEPCSNQVVHRDRYARLATALALLASSVEKFAVQVRHLQRTEVYEAEEYFAKGQKGSSAMPHKRNPILTENITGLARMIRAYATPAMENVALWHERDISHSSTERFWLPDAFITTDFMLHRMNNVIANLTVMPENMMKNLNLTGGLVFSQRVLLELPKAGVSREDAYKIVQRNAMKVWEGLQQGKPTTNEKGESLYLQYLLGDDELRSKLSEEQIRECFNYEYYTKNVDAIFNRVFK; this comes from the coding sequence ATGGTAGAACGGTACGCAAGAGAAGAGATGAGCTCAAAATGGACTCAACATGCACGTTATGCAGCATGGCTTGAGGTAGAAAAAGCAGCAGTTAAAGCTTGGAATAAACTGGGATTGATTCCCGATGATGATTGTGAAAAGATCGTTAAAAATGCAACGTTCTCAGTCGAAAGAATTGAAGAGATTGAAGCGGTTACGAAGCATGACTTAATCGCATTTAACACAAGTGTAAGTGAGAGTTTAGGTGATGAATCACGATGGTTCCACTACGGAATGACCTCTTCAGATGCAGTTGACACAGGCGTTGCACTTCAAATGAGAGACTCTTTGGAGATTATCATTGATGATGTTAAGATGTTAATGGAATCAATCAAAAAAAGAGCACAAGAGCACAAATTGACTTTGATGGTGGGACGAAGCCACGGTATTCACGGGGAGCCTATCACATTTGGTCTGACACTTGCAGTATGGTATGACGAAGTAGCACGACACCTTAAAAACCTTGAAGAGACCATGGATGTTATTTGCGTGGGACAAATCTCAGGAGCAATGGGGAACTTTGCACATGCACCTTTAGAGCTTGAAGAGTACGCCATGGCAGAATTGGGACTGAAACCAGAGCCGTGTTCAAACCAAGTCGTGCACAGAGACCGATATGCAAGGTTAGCTACAGCTTTGGCGCTGCTTGCTTCTTCTGTTGAGAAGTTTGCGGTACAAGTAAGACACCTTCAAAGAACGGAAGTATACGAAGCAGAAGAGTATTTTGCAAAAGGGCAAAAAGGTTCTTCTGCAATGCCTCACAAACGAAATCCTATTCTTACAGAAAATATCACGGGTCTGGCACGAATGATCCGAGCGTATGCAACTCCAGCAATGGAAAATGTGGCACTGTGGCATGAAAGAGACATCTCACATAGTTCTACTGAGAGATTTTGGCTTCCTGATGCATTTATTACTACGGATTTCATGCTTCACAGAATGAACAACGTGATAGCAAACCTGACAGTTATGCCAGAGAACATGATGAAAAATCTGAACTTAACAGGAGGATTGGTATTTTCACAACGAGTATTATTGGAACTTCCAAAAGCGGGTGTAAGTCGAGAAGATGCGTACAAAATTGTTCAAAGAAACGCAATGAAAGTTTGGGAAGGCTTACAACAAGGTAAACCAACCACAAACGAAAAAGGTGAGTCTTTATATTTACAATACCTATTAGGTGATGATGAGTTACGAAGTAAACTCTCTGAGGAGCAAATCCGAGAGTGCTTTAACTACGAATACTATACAAAAAATGTAGACGCAATTTTCAATAGAGTTTTTAAATAA
- a CDS encoding RluA family pseudouridine synthase, translated as MPFVLKKYATQKDKKIQIFLMQNLDLEPKTAQRLINRGRIFKEDMNSYMMSEIITEEHLYVAEFEGHTQGLKPLLTFEEFALFDKPTNLMVHPISKKTPYSLLDEVRFHFGQKANLIHRIDAETSGLVLVGRNLKSVKTLKTMFEEKKYNKSYLAIVQGEITQELHIDSSLEREGKRIGVRMKAGEEGKESLTIIKPIQYNKEKNLTLVEAIPITGRQHQIRVHLYSVGHRILGDPIYGVEDEYAEGYLNKTLSEEKRQEVTKSHRLWLHANYLEFTYKGAVYKIYSKNDDILHHFKTK; from the coding sequence TTGCCCTTTGTTTTAAAAAAGTATGCAACACAAAAAGATAAAAAAATTCAAATATTTTTAATGCAAAACCTCGATCTAGAGCCCAAAACAGCGCAAAGGTTAATCAATCGAGGTCGAATATTTAAAGAGGACATGAACTCTTATATGATGTCTGAAATTATCACCGAAGAGCACCTATATGTCGCCGAGTTTGAGGGGCATACACAAGGGCTTAAACCCCTGCTTACTTTTGAAGAGTTTGCCCTGTTTGATAAACCCACCAATTTAATGGTTCACCCCATTTCAAAAAAGACACCTTATTCACTTTTAGATGAAGTGAGGTTCCATTTTGGACAAAAAGCCAACTTGATTCATCGTATTGATGCAGAGACTTCTGGGCTTGTTTTAGTAGGACGAAATTTAAAAAGTGTCAAAACACTTAAAACGATGTTTGAAGAAAAAAAATACAACAAATCCTATTTGGCCATTGTCCAAGGAGAAATCACGCAAGAGCTTCATATTGATTCTTCTTTAGAGCGTGAAGGTAAACGAATTGGGGTGCGTATGAAAGCAGGTGAAGAGGGCAAAGAGTCTTTAACCATCATCAAACCCATACAATATAATAAAGAGAAAAATCTTACGTTAGTAGAAGCCATACCCATAACAGGTCGACAACATCAAATCAGAGTGCATCTGTACTCTGTGGGGCATCGTATTTTGGGAGATCCTATTTATGGGGTGGAAGATGAGTATGCCGAAGGGTATTTGAATAAAACGCTTTCAGAAGAAAAACGCCAAGAAGTGACTAAGAGTCACCGTCTGTGGCTGCATGCAAACTACTTAGAGTTCACTTATAAAGGGGCAGTGTATAAAATATACTCTAAAAATGATGACATACTTCACCATTTCAAGACAAAATAG
- a CDS encoding nitrogen fixation protein NifQ: MRDLALMEKDVLELLQQHANDDYAKNELAPLIAKTSLEMGHLYSDLGFESREYMGQFMKQHFTSLANIKPDDVRWKKYLYDCIGKTAPACATCGDISNCFHCTLAS, translated from the coding sequence ATGAGAGATTTAGCGTTGATGGAAAAAGATGTATTGGAGCTGTTGCAACAACATGCCAATGATGACTACGCCAAAAATGAGTTGGCACCTTTGATTGCAAAAACCTCTTTAGAGATGGGACACCTCTACTCTGATTTAGGCTTTGAGAGTCGTGAATACATGGGTCAATTCATGAAACAACACTTTACGAGTTTGGCCAATATCAAACCCGATGATGTACGTTGGAAGAAATATTTGTACGACTGCATTGGAAAAACAGCACCTGCCTGTGCCACCTGTGGTGATATCAGCAACTGTTTTCACTGTACTTTGGCTTCATAA
- a CDS encoding leucine-rich repeat domain-containing protein, translated as MQEQYEHFAKWVISQGLQDTVSIHPDDVKIMTHLDLTRKKLTELPESIACLENLHVLKLSNNRLTKLPESIGKLKHLRNLQCENNLIEVLPKSIGKLSKLMILNLSVNKLTSLPEEFYELRNLTRLTMAANHLSELSTKLENLSKLLFLSLDTNEFEMLPDAFSSMKSLYYLNLSFNHLKSLPKSISNIEELETLLLEGNELKDLPSLESHDMLMKLDLSDNSLSSLDFDVSALEDLKILILDNNFLTFLPDEVCNLEQLSYLSVSSNSLIKLPENIGNLKHLHELDIEDNNIKRFPDSICELSELKNLYMDQNNGLKKPECLDVEFCDLD; from the coding sequence GAACAGTACGAACATTTTGCTAAATGGGTCATATCGCAAGGATTGCAAGACACCGTCTCAATCCATCCTGATGATGTTAAGATTATGACGCATTTGGATTTAACGCGTAAGAAATTGACAGAACTGCCTGAGAGTATTGCCTGTTTAGAGAACTTGCATGTCTTGAAACTTTCAAATAACCGTTTAACAAAACTGCCTGAAAGTATTGGCAAACTCAAACATTTGCGAAACTTACAGTGTGAAAACAATCTTATTGAAGTGTTGCCCAAAAGCATTGGAAAACTTTCCAAATTGATGATTTTGAATTTGAGTGTGAATAAGTTGACCTCTTTGCCTGAAGAGTTTTATGAATTAAGAAACTTGACCCGTTTGACGATGGCTGCAAATCATTTAAGTGAACTCTCTACAAAGTTAGAGAACCTCTCAAAGTTGCTCTTTTTATCACTGGATACCAATGAGTTTGAGATGTTGCCCGATGCCTTTTCAAGCATGAAATCGTTGTATTATTTGAATCTGTCGTTTAACCACCTCAAAAGTTTGCCCAAGTCCATTTCAAACATTGAAGAGCTGGAGACGCTACTTTTAGAGGGAAATGAACTCAAAGACCTGCCGTCACTGGAGTCCCATGATATGTTGATGAAACTTGATTTAAGCGATAACTCATTGAGTTCATTGGATTTTGATGTGAGTGCGTTAGAAGACTTAAAGATTTTGATTTTGGATAACAACTTTTTGACGTTTTTGCCCGATGAAGTTTGTAATTTAGAGCAATTAAGTTATTTGAGTGTGAGTTCAAACAGTTTGATTAAACTGCCTGAAAACATTGGAAATCTCAAACATCTGCACGAGTTGGATATTGAAGACAACAATATCAAACGCTTCCCTGACTCCATTTGTGAGTTAAGCGAACTTAAAAATCTCTATATGGATCAAAACAATGGTTTAAAAAAGCCAGAGTGTTTGGACGTAGAGTTTTGTGATCTTGATTAA